A genomic segment from Idiomarina piscisalsi encodes:
- a CDS encoding YheU family protein, whose product MIIPWQEVDTETLNNLLESVVLREGTDYGSQEVSFDTKVEQLREQVKSGEAVIVFSELHESVDVVPKDRVTGNADDEQ is encoded by the coding sequence ATGATTATTCCATGGCAAGAAGTGGACACTGAAACCTTGAACAATCTACTTGAGTCCGTGGTGCTGCGTGAAGGTACCGACTATGGTTCGCAGGAGGTGTCATTTGACACCAAAGTTGAGCAACTCAGAGAGCAAGTGAAAAGCGGGGAAGCCGTTATTGTGTTCTCAGAACTACATGAAAGTGTCGACGTAGTGCCCAAAGACCGTGTTACCGGAAACGCGGACGACGAGCAATAA
- the cysQ gene encoding 3'(2'),5'-bisphosphate nucleotidase CysQ, whose translation MLETLKSIAKEAGDVIMTMYERRDYKTSEKRDDSPVTTADIVASELIEDRLRQHFPHIPVLSEESDHENYNERRKWQSYFLIDPIDGTQEFIARSGDFAVNIAYVSNNEPEMGVIFWPVGEALYYAEKGQGAFKEDAVERQKISVRKLQNPESDPLIIAISRRQAREPVLSRMQTQRDLQPLPTGSCSLKSCFIAEGKADCFLRLGPTGEWDTAASQVIVGEAGGRIVNENFEPITYNRTVSLLNPNFLVLGDQSVPWEEVFIARRPRFR comes from the coding sequence ATGCTTGAGACATTAAAATCGATTGCCAAAGAGGCCGGCGATGTCATCATGACCATGTACGAACGCCGCGACTACAAAACATCTGAAAAGCGTGATGATTCACCGGTGACGACGGCTGACATTGTGGCCAGTGAATTAATTGAAGATCGCTTGCGGCAGCACTTCCCTCATATTCCGGTATTGTCGGAAGAAAGCGACCACGAGAACTACAATGAACGCCGTAAGTGGCAATCTTACTTTCTTATTGACCCCATAGACGGGACGCAAGAGTTTATTGCGCGATCTGGCGATTTCGCGGTGAATATCGCCTATGTTTCGAATAATGAACCCGAAATGGGCGTTATTTTCTGGCCGGTCGGTGAAGCGTTGTATTATGCAGAGAAAGGTCAGGGGGCGTTTAAGGAAGACGCCGTTGAACGACAAAAGATTTCAGTCCGTAAGCTGCAAAATCCAGAGTCTGATCCTCTCATTATTGCCATCAGTCGCCGTCAGGCGCGGGAGCCGGTGTTAAGCCGCATGCAAACCCAACGTGATCTTCAGCCACTGCCAACGGGCAGTTGTTCCTTAAAGTCCTGCTTTATCGCTGAGGGCAAAGCGGACTGTTTTTTACGGTTGGGACCGACAGGGGAGTGGGATACAGCGGCCTCGCAAGTGATTGTCGGCGAAGCCGGCGGACGCATTGTGAATGAGAACTTTGAGCCAATTACCTACAACCGAACGGTCAGTTTATTGAACCCAAACTTCTTAGTGTTGGGTGATCAAAGTGTGCCGTGGGAAGAGGTATTTATTGCTCGTCGTCCGCGTTTCCGGTAA